From the Halococcus saccharolyticus DSM 5350 genome, the window GACCTCCTGGGCCGCGTCGAGTTTCTCGGTGATCCGCTCGGCCAGTTCGTCGGCCTTGAACCGCACGCCGTTGTACTTGTTTATCCGCTTGACCCGGGTAAGCGTGTCGCCTTCGACCACGTCGGCGAACTGCCCGGTCGCGTTGCACTCCACCACGATGACCTCGTCGGCGGCCTCGATCTCCTCGGTGAGGTCGGGCCGCGGGAACATGTACGGCACCGAAAGGAAGCGAATGTCGATGTCGGCCTCGTCGAGGAAGCCGATCGCCTCACGCATCGCGCCCTCGTTCGATCCCCACGAGAGCACGAGCGTGTCGGCATCGCTGTCGCCGAACTCGCGGTAGTCCCAGTCCTCCTCGTCCTTGGCGGTCTCGACTTTCTGGTTGCGTTTGTCGACCTGTTCGATCCGAACCTCCTGCTCCTCGGTTCGGCGGCCGAGCTCGTCGTGTTCGAGTCCGGTCGTCATGTGTGCCCCACCCGATGTTCCGGGCAACGTGCGCGGGCTGATACCGTCCGCGGCCGGGAAGTGAGGTTGGAACCGATCGCTGTCGTCGAGCCACGAATCGATCTCGTTCTCGTCGACGAGCTTGCCACGATCGATCTCGACACTGTCCATGTCGAACTCCTCGGGCTCGAACGTCTGTTCGGAGACCGCGAGCGCGAGATCGCCCACCAGGTAGACCGGGGTCTGGTACTTCTCGGCGAGATTGAACGCTTCGATCGTCTTGTGGAAACACTCCGACACCGTTGTCGGTGCGACCACGAACCGCGGAATCTCACCGTGACCGCCGTACAGGAGCATGTCGAGGTCGCCCTGCTCCTGTTTCGTGGGCATCCCGGTCGAAGGACCTGACCGCATCACGTCACAGATCACGAGCGGCGTCTCGCTGGTGGCGACGAGACCGAACGTTTCCGCCATCAGGTCGATCCCTGGGCCACTGGTCGCGGTCATCGAGCGCGCGCCCGCCCGCGCCGCGCCGAGCGCCATGTTGATGGCGGCGAGTTCGTCCTCGGCCTGCATCACGTGGCCGCCGTAGCGTTCGAGCCGGCCTTTCAGGTACTCCATCACGTCGGTCGCGGGGGTGATGGGGTAGCCCGAGTAGAACCGACAGCCCGCGGCGATCGCGCCCATACCGATTGCCTCGTCGCCGTTCAGCAGGACGTAGTCGTTGTCGGTGGTCTCGATGTCGTAGTCGAACTCGTCGTGGTCGAGCTCCTCGACGACGTGTTCCTCGCCGAACCGGGCAGCCTGGCGGTTGTTCTCGACGATCGACTCGCCTTTGTCGCCGAAGCGCTTTTCGAGCGCCTCGTCGAGGTTCTCGATCGGGAAGTTCGCGACCTCGCAGGCGGCCCCGAGCGCGACGATGTTCTGCATGAGCGCACCGCCGGCCTCCTCGGCGAGGCGTTTCAGCGGAACGGGGAGCCCGATCATTCCTTCGGGAGCCTCGAAGTCCTCCATCATCGTCCGCTCGCCGTCGTAGATGATGACCGAGCCCTCGTGGAGTTCGTCCATGTTCTCCTCGACCGTGCGCTGGGTCAGTGCGATCAGGATGTCGAGTCGATCGACGACCGACT encodes:
- a CDS encoding 2-oxoacid:acceptor oxidoreductase subunit alpha; this translates as MPDDLNWAIGGEAGDGINSTGKIFAQALSRAGRHVFTSKDFASRIRGGYTAYKVRSSTERVESVVDRLDILIALTQRTVEENMDELHEGSVIIYDGERTMMEDFEAPEGMIGLPVPLKRLAEEAGGALMQNIVALGAACEVANFPIENLDEALEKRFGDKGESIVENNRQAARFGEEHVVEELDHDEFDYDIETTDNDYVLLNGDEAIGMGAIAAGCRFYSGYPITPATDVMEYLKGRLERYGGHVMQAEDELAAINMALGAARAGARSMTATSGPGIDLMAETFGLVATSETPLVICDVMRSGPSTGMPTKQEQGDLDMLLYGGHGEIPRFVVAPTTVSECFHKTIEAFNLAEKYQTPVYLVGDLALAVSEQTFEPEEFDMDSVEIDRGKLVDENEIDSWLDDSDRFQPHFPAADGISPRTLPGTSGGAHMTTGLEHDELGRRTEEQEVRIEQVDKRNQKVETAKDEEDWDYREFGDSDADTLVLSWGSNEGAMREAIGFLDEADIDIRFLSVPYMFPRPDLTEEIEAADEVIVVECNATGQFADVVEGDTLTRVKRINKYNGVRFKADELAERITEKLDAAQEVPT